The DNA segment GGCTGCTCGTGCCGCCCGAGGACCGCGAGGAGGTGGGCTTTCCGGCGATCCCGGGTGTGACCTACAACGGGCTCTTCAATGCGCTCGGCGAGCTGGACTTCGGCCCCTCCGTCTCGCAGAACCGTGGGATCATCACCAACTGGGGCCATCCTCCGGTCCTCGCGACCTACCGCGTGCTGGTGCCGCGGGTGAGCGAAGTGGGAATCGATCTCGGCGGCGTCGAGGTTCCCGTGGTGGGCGTTCCCACCGCGACGCTGACCGGATGGAACCTTCGCCGCGCTCCTTACGCCGACGGCGAGCTCTGCGAGCTGAACGGCATGTTCCTGCCCTTATCGACGACGAAGGACCAGGCCAGGGCAGCGGGTGATCCGCGGCCGTCGCTGCAGAAGCTGTACAAGAGTCACGACGGCTACGTGAAAGCCGTCGAGCAGTTCGTCAAGCGGGCCGTGAAGGAACGGTTCCTTCTGCCCGAAGACGCCGACGCTGCCGTGCGCGACGCCGAGGCGAGCGACGTACTCGTCGGCGTCGGTCAGTGATGTACCGGGATCCGGCGAGGAGAGAACCATGACGACTTCATTCATCCGCCTCAGCACATTGCTCGCGGTGCTCTGCATTTCGGCTTCCGCTGCGCGGGCGGGCGACGCGAAGCGCGACGAGAGCGATCCCTGCGAAAGCGTCAAGCCGGCCGCCGCAGGCGGTCCAGTTCCGCACGATGACGAGAAGCTGGTGGTTCGCTGGCTCGGGACCACGAATTACGAGATCTCGTACCGGGGCCAGGTCCTTCTCTTCGACACCTACTTCGACCGCGGCCCGCGCAACCGCCCCATCGGGTTGCTTTCTGCGCAGGTGACTCGCGCGGACGCCATCTTTCTCGGCCACGGCCACTTCGATCACATGAGCGATGCGTCTCGTCGATCGCGCTGCGCCTCGGCATTCGCGCCATCGGCGGCCCGCCGACCTACGAGAAGCTGCTCACGCAGGGGATGACCGACGGCCAGGCCGTGCGCGTGACCGGAACGGGCGGCGAGCGGTTCGCCTTCCGCGGATTCACCGTCGAGGCGGTGCTGGCGCACCACAGCGTATTGCCGGGAGCCACCATCGCCGCGTTCACCACTGCCATCCAGACAGAGCTGGGAACTCCCTCACCCGCCGAGGTCGCCGCCGAAGACGTCGTGCGCGCGCGCGGCACCTTTGACCCGCGCGTCATCACCATCGGCACCATCGCGTATCTGCTCACGTTCGACAGCGGCTTCCGCCTGATCTGGCTCGACAGCGCGGGTCCAATCACGCAGGCGGAGATCGATCTGATGAAGCGCATCGGCCGCACCGACGTTGCCATCGTTGCCTACGTCGGCCACTACGTGCAGGAGACGCAGATCCCGGTGACGATGGCGCTGGTCCAGCTGTTCAACCCCCGCTTCTACCTGCCCGGCCACCACGACGAGATCCGCGACATCTTCCTTGACCTGGGCACCGAGCCGCTCTTCCTCACGCTCCGTGACGAGGCGCGCGTGGAGCCCATCTCTCTGCTCTACCGCGGTGCGGCCTGCTTCAACGTGAAGTCCGGGAAGAGGATCCTGGCCGACCACTGAAGCGGCGGGACAGAAAGACGACCGCTCGCGGGGACATCCGAGCAGCCGGCTACATCGGCGGGACCACCCCGTCCTTGCCGATCGTCAGCCGCTCGGCACGGAGTGTCCCGTCCGCCTGCCGCGAGGCGATCGCGAACAGGTGCACGCCGGGCTTCAGTTGTGACCGATCCGCCGGCTCGAGCTTGACCACCGTCACATCGGGTGGCAGTACGACCGTCTTCTCGCCGTCTTTGTACTTCAGCGTGAGCTTGCGGCCGGCGACTTTGGCCACGGTTGCGTTCGTCATCGTGCTCGGCGACTTCCCGCCTGCCGCACCCACTCCTGTGACCGTCGCGTTGGTCATCGTGCTACCCGGCCGCAGGTCCCATGGCCGATGGCCCTCGCCGGTTCCCCGCATTGACTCGGGAAACAGGTGCACCTCGATCGCGCGGAGCGTGCCGTCGGGCTGGGCGACGGCCGTGGTTCCAATGAAGGCCCCGTCGCGCACGTCGGCCAATTCCGCCTTTTCCGCCACGGAGACGCGAACGTCGTCCGCAAGCTGCAGTTTCAGGGTCTCGCCGCCGCGTGACTTGACCGTGACGGTGTTGCCATCGATTGCGACGATGTCGCCCCGCACGTGCTCCGGCGCCGACTTGCCGGACGACGACACCTGCGCCGTGCCAGCGCCGGCCAACAAGCTCGCCGCGATGAAGGCCAGTTGGTGATGCATGATGTGTACCTCCTCGACTACGCTCGGACGGTATGCATTCGCTCGAACACGAGCATCGTACAGTCGACGGAACGAGCACTCGAGGCGTCGAAGTGCGCGGTTCGTGTGGTTAGCCTTACGCCATGGCGTCTCCTCGCGCCGAGCAGCCGCTCGCCGTCCGGATCACCCACTGGGCCAACGTCCCGTTGCTCGCGATCATGGCGGCGAGCGGGTTGCAGATCCTCGCCGCCTTTCCCGAGATGGGCCCGAAGGGCGCTCCCGCGGGCTGGTATCCGCTTCAGGGCTGGACGCCTCCGGCGTGGATGCGTGCCGGTGACTGGCTCGCAGGTGCGCGCCACGTGCACTTCGGCGTCGCGTGGTTGTTCGTCGCAAATGCATTGGTGTACGTGGTCTGGCTGGCAATCAGCGGGGAGTGGCGGCGCCGCACATTCCA comes from the Deltaproteobacteria bacterium genome and includes:
- a CDS encoding MBL fold metallo-hydrolase; translated protein: MTTSFIRLSTLLAVLCISASAARAGDAKRDESDPCESVKPAAAGGPVPHDDEKLVVRWLGTTNYEISYRGQVLLFDTYFDRGPRNRPIGLLSAQVTRADAIFLGHGHFDHMSDASRRSRCASAFAPSAARRPTRSCSRRG